One window from the genome of Streptococcus halotolerans encodes:
- the mutL gene encoding DNA mismatch repair endonuclease MutL — translation MSRIIELPEILANQIAAGEVIERPASVVKELVENAIDAKASQISIDIEESGLQKMVITDNGIGMSRDDLELSLQRHATSKIKNQADLFRIRTLGFRGEALPSIASISYLTVETASEDESVGAVLFAKGGQIESVETISRPAGTKVSVENLFYNTPARLKYLKSLQSELAHIVDIVNRLSLAHPDIAFTLTSDGRQVTQTAGTGDLRQAIAGIYGLNTAKKMVEISTADLDFEVSGYVSLPELTRANRNYITLLINGRYIKNFLLNRAILDGYGSKLMVGRFPIAVIDIQIDPYLADVNVHPTKQEVRISKERELMTLISTAIKESLREQDLIPDALENLAKSATRTADKPFQTSLSLKQSNIYYDTDKQDFLERPSILEEPTQFEQEEEPKDIDKNVNFVDNDVNIDVKGAPNIKFAERDDHLLDNEEHGSLDFQNKSKINRMIDHLENEETSTFPELDYFGQMHGTYLFAQGKGGLYIIDQHAAQERVKYEYYRDKIGEVDSSLQQLLVPYLFEFSSADFLNLQEKMPLLNQVGIYLEAYGDSTFILREHPIWMKEEEIESGVYEMCDMLLLTNEVSIKKYRAELAIMMSCKRSIKANHIIDDYSACNLIYQLSQCQNPYNCPHGRPVLINFSSSDMEKMFRRIQENHTSLRDLGKY, via the coding sequence ATGAGTAGAATTATTGAATTACCCGAAATCTTAGCCAATCAGATTGCTGCAGGAGAGGTCATTGAACGGCCGGCCAGTGTAGTGAAAGAACTAGTGGAAAATGCTATCGATGCAAAAGCCAGCCAAATCAGTATTGACATTGAAGAATCTGGTTTACAAAAAATGGTGATCACTGATAATGGAATTGGAATGAGCCGCGATGATTTGGAATTAAGTTTGCAACGCCATGCCACCAGTAAAATCAAAAACCAAGCAGATTTATTCCGTATCCGAACACTAGGTTTTCGTGGCGAAGCCCTGCCTTCTATTGCCTCTATCTCCTATCTGACTGTGGAAACGGCCAGCGAGGATGAGTCAGTAGGAGCAGTTTTGTTTGCTAAAGGAGGTCAGATTGAGTCAGTAGAGACTATTTCACGTCCTGCAGGAACTAAGGTTTCTGTTGAAAATCTCTTTTACAATACCCCTGCTCGACTCAAATACCTTAAAAGTTTACAATCCGAATTGGCTCATATTGTTGATATTGTAAACCGTTTGAGTTTAGCCCATCCTGATATTGCTTTTACCTTGACCAGCGACGGACGCCAGGTAACTCAAACAGCAGGAACAGGGGATTTAAGACAAGCTATTGCTGGTATTTATGGACTTAATACAGCTAAAAAAATGGTGGAAATTTCCACAGCTGATTTAGATTTTGAAGTATCCGGATATGTCAGTTTGCCTGAATTAACCCGTGCCAATCGTAATTACATCACACTCTTGATAAATGGTCGTTACATTAAGAATTTCTTACTGAATCGTGCTATTTTAGATGGTTATGGCTCTAAGTTGATGGTTGGTCGTTTTCCGATTGCAGTGATTGATATTCAAATCGATCCTTACCTAGCTGATGTCAATGTTCATCCTACTAAGCAAGAAGTCCGTATTTCAAAAGAACGTGAACTGATGACCTTGATTAGCACAGCTATCAAGGAATCACTTCGAGAACAGGATTTAATTCCAGATGCCTTAGAAAATTTAGCTAAGTCTGCTACTCGAACGGCAGACAAACCTTTCCAAACTAGCTTGTCATTGAAACAATCCAATATTTATTACGATACTGACAAACAAGATTTTCTGGAACGCCCAAGTATTTTAGAAGAACCAACCCAATTTGAACAAGAAGAGGAACCTAAAGATATTGACAAAAATGTAAACTTTGTTGACAACGATGTCAACATTGATGTCAAAGGGGCGCCCAATATCAAATTTGCTGAAAGAGATGATCATCTTCTTGATAATGAAGAGCATGGTAGCCTTGATTTTCAAAATAAATCAAAAATCAATCGTATGATTGATCATTTGGAAAATGAAGAAACCTCGACTTTTCCAGAATTGGATTACTTTGGTCAGATGCATGGGACTTATCTGTTTGCGCAGGGCAAGGGAGGCCTTTATATCATTGACCAACATGCTGCCCAAGAACGTGTTAAGTATGAGTATTATCGTGATAAAATTGGTGAAGTTGACAGTTCATTACAGCAGCTTTTAGTCCCTTATCTATTTGAATTCTCATCTGCTGATTTTTTGAATTTACAAGAGAAAATGCCCTTGTTAAATCAAGTGGGGATCTATTTAGAGGCTTATGGAGATAGCACCTTTATTCTGCGTGAGCATCCGATTTGGATGAAAGAAGAAGAAATTGAATCAGGTGTCTATGAAATGTGTGACATGCTCTTGCTGACGAACGAAGTTTCTATTAAGAAATATCGTGCAGAGTTGGCGATTATGATGAGTTGTAAACGATCTATTAAGGCCAATCATATCATTGATGATTATTCTGCTTGCAATTTGATTTACCAATTGTCTCAGTGTCAGAATCCCTATAACTGTCCGCATGGACGTCCAGTTTTAATCAATTTTTCATCATCTGATATGGAAAAAATGTTTAGAAGGATTCAAGAAAATCATACCAGTTTACGAGACTTAGGAAAATATTAA
- a CDS encoding MDR family MFS transporter translates to MRKFFTLPKQLQWREELRFISIILGSAIFPFMSMYYVHYFGAFITGLLVIVTQIVSFVATLYGGHLSDSLGRKKVTDLGNFGVFIGYVLTTVANIPGQVQPAMTFIGIFTVEVASNFAHPAYEAMLIDLTTEENRRFVYTINYWLINVAVMMGAGIAGAFYDHHFFELLLVMTLMAAFSYVIMRLKFEETRPKDFAFSHGRGVLATFRNYSEVAKDKVFMLYTLGTILFAAVWGQVDNYIPIHYKTFYQETDLFGITISGPKLLSLALFINTVMIVLLMTSINRLTEKMSLLPQILLGGSIFATGIFAALTFKTLIPIMLAAVIYTLGEIIYIPASQVLRVNMMNENKIGSYSGFLAISQPLGIIIAGAMVSLSEFTGTLGVQLTFILIASLGLYLMVHSAKLHHLS, encoded by the coding sequence ATGAGGAAATTTTTTACCCTGCCGAAACAATTGCAATGGCGCGAGGAATTACGGTTTATCTCCATCATTCTGGGAAGTGCTATTTTTCCTTTTATGTCGATGTACTATGTACACTACTTTGGTGCTTTTATTACAGGTTTACTTGTTATTGTGACGCAGATTGTTAGTTTTGTGGCCACCCTCTATGGAGGTCACCTTTCAGATTCTTTGGGACGCAAAAAAGTGACCGATTTGGGAAATTTTGGCGTTTTCATAGGTTATGTTCTGACAACAGTTGCTAACATACCTGGACAAGTTCAACCGGCCATGACTTTCATTGGTATTTTTACAGTTGAAGTGGCTTCTAATTTTGCTCATCCTGCTTATGAAGCGATGCTAATTGACTTAACCACCGAAGAAAACAGACGCTTTGTTTACACCATCAATTACTGGTTAATCAACGTTGCGGTTATGATGGGTGCTGGCATAGCTGGAGCTTTTTATGATCATCACTTTTTTGAATTGCTTCTAGTGATGACACTTATGGCAGCTTTTTCTTACGTTATTATGCGCTTGAAATTTGAAGAGACTCGTCCCAAAGACTTTGCTTTTAGTCATGGACGTGGCGTTTTAGCGACTTTTCGTAATTATAGTGAGGTTGCTAAAGACAAGGTCTTTATGCTTTATACTTTAGGTACTATTCTCTTTGCAGCTGTGTGGGGACAAGTGGACAACTATATTCCTATCCATTACAAGACTTTTTATCAAGAAACAGATTTATTTGGGATAACAATTAGCGGGCCAAAATTACTTAGCCTAGCTCTGTTTATTAATACGGTCATGATTGTCCTTTTGATGACGAGTATCAATCGTTTAACAGAAAAGATGTCCTTATTACCTCAAATCCTTTTAGGGGGAAGCATTTTTGCAACGGGGATTTTTGCAGCCTTAACCTTTAAAACGCTTATTCCAATTATGTTAGCTGCTGTAATCTATACATTAGGAGAGATTATTTATATTCCAGCTAGTCAGGTTCTTCGAGTCAATATGATGAATGAGAACAAGATTGGCTCTTATTCAGGCTTTTTGGCTATTTCCCAACCTTTGGGGATTATTATTGCTGGCGCTATGGTATCTCTCAGTGAATTTACAGGGACACTAGGAGTTCAGCTGACCTTTATCCTCATAGCTTCACTGGGACTTTATCTTATGGTGCATTCAGCTAAGTTGCACCATCTTTCTTAA
- the ruvA gene encoding Holliday junction branch migration protein RuvA: MYDYIKGKLTKITAKFIVVEAGGLGYIIYVANPYSFSESVNQDVQIYLHHVVREDAHLLFGFHSDDEKDVFLKLISVSGIGPMTALAIVAVDDNEGLVKAIDNSDIKYLMKFPKIGKKTAQQMILDLAGKFIDAPMENGKAPKTKTVATNEQLDEAMEALLALGYKASELKKIKAFFEGTNETAEQYIKSALKMLMK; encoded by the coding sequence ATGTACGACTATATTAAAGGAAAATTGACAAAAATTACCGCAAAGTTTATTGTAGTAGAAGCTGGCGGTTTGGGCTACATCATCTATGTAGCTAATCCTTACTCATTTTCAGAAAGTGTCAATCAAGATGTCCAGATTTACTTGCATCATGTGGTCAGAGAAGATGCTCATCTTTTGTTTGGCTTCCACTCAGATGACGAAAAGGACGTCTTTCTTAAATTAATTTCAGTATCGGGTATTGGACCAATGACAGCACTTGCCATTGTGGCTGTGGACGATAATGAGGGATTGGTTAAGGCTATTGATAATAGTGATATCAAGTATTTAATGAAATTCCCTAAAATCGGTAAGAAAACAGCTCAACAAATGATTCTTGATTTAGCTGGTAAATTTATCGATGCTCCAATGGAAAATGGCAAGGCACCGAAAACGAAAACTGTCGCGACCAATGAGCAGTTGGACGAAGCTATGGAAGCTCTTCTGGCCTTAGGCTATAAAGCCAGCGAACTCAAGAAAATTAAGGCCTTCTTCGAGGGCACCAACGAAACCGCAGAGCAATACATCAAATCAGCTTTAAAAATGTTGATGAAGTAG
- a CDS encoding DNA-3-methyladenine glycosylase I: MKRCSWVKESNPLYVAYHDEEWGKPLHKEQALFELLCMETYQAGLSWEIVLNKRQAFREAFYHYDVGKVAMMTDKELDELLTNPEIIRHRLKLYATRANAQAFLGIQKEYGSFDSYIWSFVNGETKRHDVADYRQVPAKTDLSETVSKALKKAGFKFVGPVAVQSFLQAAGLVNDHENDCEFK, from the coding sequence ATGAAACGTTGTTCTTGGGTCAAGGAATCTAATCCACTTTATGTGGCTTACCACGATGAGGAGTGGGGCAAGCCGCTTCATAAGGAACAAGCTTTGTTTGAGCTGTTGTGCATGGAAACTTACCAGGCTGGCTTATCATGGGAGATTGTTCTTAACAAACGTCAAGCTTTTCGTGAAGCTTTCTATCATTATGATGTGGGTAAAGTAGCAATGATGACAGATAAAGAATTGGATGAGCTTTTGACGAATCCTGAGATTATTCGTCACCGTCTGAAACTGTATGCGACTAGAGCCAATGCACAAGCTTTTTTAGGGATTCAAAAAGAGTATGGTTCCTTTGATAGCTATATCTGGTCCTTCGTCAATGGCGAAACGAAAAGACATGACGTCGCTGATTATCGCCAAGTACCTGCTAAGACAGACCTTTCAGAGACAGTGTCTAAGGCATTGAAAAAAGCCGGATTTAAATTTGTTGGTCCTGTTGCTGTTCAATCCTTCTTGCAGGCAGCTGGCTTGGTCAATGATCATGAGAATGACTGTGAGTTTAAATAG
- a CDS encoding ATP-binding cassette domain-containing protein: MSILELQNIHKSYYLGKEAFPVLKGIDLSFDQGDFVSILGESGGGKSTLMNIIGGLDRSYDGDVMVNGQRQKDKKEKSMDNYRRDTIGFIFQSFNLVNYLTVLGNVMTSLQMTQLSHKEQVKRAEKLLKQVGLYEHRKKKPAQLSGGQKQRVAIARALASDPDIIIADEPTGALDSQNTKEVLNLLQGIAKSGKTVIVVTHSQEVADAGSRIVRLADGRVTGDERLRQPFSQSVSPKAFQARPLKSRDIWKMAFAHFRNAWKQNLMITAGTAIGLFAVMFFLGLGNGATNYMNHFIDGIANPKAFQVFKPDQTSMSEQDISDVAKTKHITKVEKGYMSPAFQVTLKGQKTNPKPQPSQTDQDGPNNLITKNATLLADSISNKKYPKTDQIVLSETQAKALVGKTFEKIVGKTVTLTLPLVQEKVITKDLIVSGTSTSYNMVNFKDIQDAAAKENIDLKPNFITASVDDLNNTKAAQKAVRQLQSNGQRRFRVASIGDILDSIVQVTYIVSVVLALIAGISLLVSILMIVATTYMSVSERTKEIGVLRAMGARRKDIRRLFVNESLLLGISANILAIITAFLAQFTVNQLVYNTIEFDIIQMSLMSIIITVIIGILIALLASIAPASKAARLNPIEALAAE; encoded by the coding sequence ATGTCTATTTTAGAATTACAAAATATCCACAAGTCTTACTATTTAGGAAAAGAAGCATTTCCCGTCCTCAAAGGCATTGATCTAAGCTTCGACCAAGGAGACTTCGTTTCTATTCTTGGCGAATCCGGCGGTGGTAAATCTACTCTGATGAACATCATCGGTGGCTTGGACCGTTCTTATGACGGAGATGTGATGGTCAATGGGCAACGTCAAAAAGATAAAAAAGAAAAGTCAATGGACAATTACCGTCGTGATACCATTGGGTTTATCTTTCAATCATTTAATCTTGTCAATTACCTCACTGTCTTAGGCAATGTCATGACCAGTCTTCAGATGACCCAATTAAGCCATAAAGAACAGGTTAAAAGAGCGGAAAAACTCCTCAAACAAGTCGGACTTTATGAGCACCGCAAGAAAAAGCCCGCTCAACTCTCTGGTGGGCAAAAACAGCGTGTTGCTATCGCACGCGCTTTAGCCAGTGACCCTGATATCATCATTGCTGACGAACCAACTGGGGCTTTGGATAGCCAAAACACCAAGGAAGTTCTCAACTTGTTGCAAGGGATTGCCAAAAGTGGAAAAACGGTGATCGTGGTGACCCACTCACAAGAAGTTGCTGACGCTGGATCACGGATTGTCCGTCTAGCTGATGGTCGTGTGACTGGAGATGAACGTCTTCGCCAACCTTTCAGCCAATCGGTCAGCCCTAAAGCTTTCCAAGCTCGTCCACTCAAATCTAGAGATATTTGGAAAATGGCTTTCGCCCACTTTCGAAATGCTTGGAAGCAAAACCTGATGATCACCGCCGGCACCGCTATCGGTCTCTTTGCCGTTATGTTTTTCTTAGGCCTAGGCAATGGTGCGACCAACTACATGAACCACTTCATTGACGGGATTGCCAACCCTAAAGCTTTCCAAGTTTTCAAACCTGATCAAACCAGCATGAGTGAGCAAGATATTTCTGATGTCGCTAAGACTAAGCACATCACCAAAGTCGAAAAGGGCTACATGTCGCCTGCCTTTCAAGTAACTCTTAAAGGTCAGAAGACCAATCCTAAACCTCAGCCTAGCCAAACAGACCAAGATGGACCAAATAACCTCATTACTAAAAATGCCACCTTATTAGCCGATAGTATCTCTAATAAAAAGTATCCTAAAACTGACCAAATCGTCCTGTCTGAAACACAAGCCAAAGCACTGGTTGGAAAGACATTTGAAAAAATCGTCGGTAAAACGGTCACTCTAACCCTTCCACTAGTACAAGAAAAGGTAATCACAAAAGACTTGATTGTCTCAGGAACTAGCACCAGCTACAATATGGTTAACTTCAAAGACATACAAGACGCAGCAGCTAAGGAAAACATTGATCTAAAACCTAATTTCATAACAGCCTCTGTCGATGATTTGAACAACACCAAGGCTGCTCAAAAGGCCGTCCGCCAGCTTCAAAGTAATGGACAACGCCGTTTCCGTGTGGCTAGTATTGGTGATATTTTAGATAGTATTGTTCAGGTGACTTATATTGTTAGTGTTGTGCTTGCTTTAATCGCTGGTATCTCACTACTTGTCAGCATCCTTATGATTGTTGCCACTACTTATATGAGTGTCTCTGAGCGAACTAAGGAGATTGGTGTTCTTCGAGCTATGGGAGCTCGTCGCAAAGACATCCGTCGTCTCTTTGTCAACGAAAGTTTATTATTGGGTATCTCAGCTAATATCCTAGCTATTATCACAGCCTTTCTAGCACAATTTACTGTTAACCAGCTGGTCTACAATACGATTGAATTTGACATTATTCAAATGTCACTCATGTCAATCATCATTACCGTGATTATTGGTATCCTTATCGCCTTATTGGCAAGCATCGCACCAGCTAGCAAAGCCGCTCGCCTTAACCCAATTGAAGCGCTAGCTGCAGAATAA
- a CDS encoding competence/damage-inducible protein A, with product MKAELIAVGTEILTGQIVNTNAQYLSEKMAEIGIDVYYQTAVGDNEERLLSVIDLASQRSDLVILCGGLGPTEDDLTKQTLAKYLKRDLVFDESANHKLDQFFKSRPKYSRTPNNERQAQMVEGSTPIQNITGLAVGGVLTVDGVTYVVLPGPPSELKPMVQDGLMPLFSTSGEQLYSRVLRFFGIGESQLVTVLADMIDQQTDPTLAPYAKVGEVTLRLSTKAKDQKSADTKLDALEAQLLAMQGLDDLPLKSHLYGYGEGNSLAQVTVELLKDSGKTITAAESLTAGLFQSTIADFQGVSSIFKGGFVTYSLEQKAAMLGISRDDLLKHGVVSEFTAKAMAHSAREKVGADLSISLTGVAGPDELEGQPVGTVFIGLASEAGVCVKKVHIGGRSRSDIRYIAVLHALNMIRQALLT from the coding sequence ATGAAAGCAGAATTAATTGCAGTCGGAACAGAAATCTTAACTGGGCAAATTGTTAACACCAACGCGCAATACTTGTCGGAAAAAATGGCCGAAATCGGGATTGATGTTTACTATCAAACAGCCGTAGGAGATAATGAAGAGAGGCTTCTATCGGTCATTGATTTGGCAAGTCAACGTAGTGATTTGGTGATTTTATGTGGTGGCTTAGGCCCAACAGAGGATGATTTAACGAAACAAACCTTGGCGAAGTATTTGAAGAGGGACTTGGTCTTTGACGAGTCAGCCAATCATAAATTAGATCAATTTTTTAAATCTCGACCTAAATATAGCCGCACTCCTAATAACGAGCGTCAGGCTCAAATGGTTGAAGGGTCAACTCCCATTCAAAACATTACAGGACTTGCCGTTGGTGGTGTGTTGACTGTTGATGGTGTCACTTATGTCGTCTTGCCTGGTCCTCCAAGTGAGCTGAAACCGATGGTACAGGATGGTTTAATGCCCCTCTTTTCAACTAGCGGTGAGCAGCTTTATTCTCGTGTACTTCGTTTCTTTGGCATCGGTGAGAGCCAGTTGGTGACGGTGTTAGCAGATATGATTGACCAGCAAACTGATCCTACTCTTGCTCCCTATGCTAAAGTTGGTGAAGTAACCTTGCGACTATCAACCAAGGCTAAAGACCAGAAGTCCGCAGATACTAAGTTGGATGCACTAGAGGCACAACTCTTAGCGATGCAAGGTTTGGATGATTTACCATTGAAAAGTCATTTATATGGCTATGGCGAGGGCAATTCTTTAGCTCAAGTGACGGTTGAGTTGTTGAAGGATTCTGGAAAAACCATTACGGCAGCAGAAAGCTTGACGGCAGGGCTCTTTCAATCGACGATTGCTGATTTTCAAGGGGTGTCTTCGATTTTCAAGGGTGGTTTTGTGACCTATAGTTTGGAACAAAAGGCAGCAATGTTGGGGATTTCTCGAGACGATTTATTAAAGCATGGTGTTGTCAGTGAGTTTACGGCAAAAGCTATGGCTCATTCAGCGCGTGAAAAAGTTGGGGCTGATTTGTCTATTTCTCTAACTGGAGTAGCGGGTCCTGATGAGCTTGAAGGGCAACCAGTCGGCACGGTCTTTATCGGACTAGCTAGCGAAGCAGGTGTTTGTGTCAAAAAAGTTCATATTGGCGGTCGTAGTCGTTCAGATATTCGATATATTGCGGTCTTACACGCTCTAAATATGATTCGACAAGCATTGCTAACATGA
- the recA gene encoding recombinase RecA, with protein sequence MAKKQKKLDTISKKFGDERQKALDDALKNIEKDFGKGAIMKLGERAEQKVQVMSSGSLALDIALGAGGYPKGRIIEIYGPESSGKTTVALHAVAQAQKEGGIAAFIDAEHALDPAYAQALGVNIDELLLSQPDSGEQGLEIAGKLIDSGAVDLVVVDSVAALVPRAEIDGDIGDSHVGLQARMMSQAMRKLSASINKTKTIAIFINQLREKVGVMFGNPETTPGGRALKFYSSVRLDVRGNTQIKGTGDKKDQNVGKETKIKVVKNKVAPPFKEAFVDIMYGEGISRTGELVKIASDLDIIQKAGAWFSYNGEKIGQGSENAKKFLAENPAIFDDIDQKVRVHYGMIEGDQAEAVQEQDETPVEADELVLDLDSSIEIEE encoded by the coding sequence TTGGCTAAAAAACAAAAAAAACTAGATACCATTTCTAAAAAGTTTGGGGACGAGCGTCAAAAGGCACTTGATGATGCTCTAAAGAATATCGAAAAGGATTTCGGTAAGGGAGCTATCATGAAGCTGGGTGAACGTGCTGAACAAAAAGTTCAGGTCATGAGCTCAGGGTCATTGGCACTCGATATTGCTCTTGGTGCTGGTGGTTACCCTAAAGGGCGTATCATTGAAATCTATGGACCGGAGAGTTCCGGTAAAACAACTGTAGCGCTTCATGCCGTTGCTCAAGCTCAGAAAGAAGGTGGGATTGCTGCCTTCATCGATGCCGAGCATGCCTTGGATCCAGCTTACGCTCAGGCGCTTGGTGTTAATATTGATGAACTGCTCTTGTCACAACCAGATTCAGGGGAGCAAGGTCTTGAAATCGCTGGTAAGTTGATCGACTCAGGTGCGGTTGACTTGGTGGTTGTGGACTCGGTTGCTGCTCTAGTGCCCCGTGCGGAAATTGATGGTGATATCGGTGATAGCCACGTTGGTTTGCAGGCGCGTATGATGAGTCAGGCCATGCGTAAATTATCAGCCTCTATCAACAAGACTAAAACAATCGCTATTTTCATCAACCAATTGCGCGAAAAAGTTGGGGTAATGTTTGGTAATCCTGAAACAACACCTGGCGGACGTGCTCTTAAATTCTACTCATCTGTTCGTTTGGATGTTCGTGGTAACACCCAAATTAAAGGAACTGGTGATAAGAAAGATCAAAATGTCGGTAAAGAAACTAAAATCAAGGTTGTTAAAAATAAGGTTGCGCCACCGTTTAAAGAAGCTTTTGTAGACATTATGTACGGTGAAGGGATTTCTCGGACGGGCGAGTTGGTTAAGATTGCTAGTGATTTGGATATTATCCAAAAAGCCGGCGCATGGTTCTCTTATAACGGTGAAAAGATTGGTCAGGGGTCTGAAAATGCTAAGAAGTTCCTGGCGGAGAATCCAGCCATTTTTGATGACATCGATCAAAAAGTACGTGTTCACTATGGTATGATCGAAGGTGACCAAGCTGAAGCTGTTCAAGAACAAGATGAAACACCGGTTGAAGCAGACGAGTTGGTTCTCGATCTTGATAGTAGCATTGAGATTGAAGAGTAA